In the Diprion similis isolate iyDipSimi1 chromosome 2, iyDipSimi1.1, whole genome shotgun sequence genome, one interval contains:
- the LOC124416389 gene encoding voltage-dependent calcium channel subunit alpha-2/delta-4 isoform X2 gives MAFACVKILCFGVILLLRAETSRQQEEDIPHNEVKNWALKFGVDLWEFGRQVTKMNEIQRKYHEVEADVVRKDGLLLIREMAAEVKNMMDFKMNAVMRIMESAEQAAVSAPRDVESPPKYYSSHRLNLFTKDKKIAPGAQEMILTPSRHFDHLPVNVSLSAVLLPFGVKDTDPDVAAGIRWSDYLDPLFANNYESDPSLSWQYFGATSGFLRRFPATSWPTVPTSTPSRSSSVVRDVYDFRNSGWFVGGATSSKDVAILIDNGSYMSGKRRDLAVATAKAILGTLGPDDYVNVYRYAEGVDEIVLCFKDSMVQATPENVRELKVALDAMKPEGTTNASAALSTAFEILHKYNRTGQGSQCNQAIMMITSDTNDVPKELIKRYNSPHMPVRIFVYLVGGEKSPGLRAMACANKGYYARVSNMDEIEEKVFEYIKVLARPMVLYQHDHPIHWTSVYVGGKSNRYGEEGNGQLMTSVTAPILDRRNHTVRVANLLGIVGTDVPVEQIQKLVPPYKLGVNGYSFIVDNNGRILYHPDLRPLPGNIDYDETLRPKYVSVDLSEVELAEHEASSHPLNNSLLLDLRHDMIDQKEGETEFAVKIHYDDMKRVTLRRHKYFYMPIEGTPFSLGLALPEGYGMYELLAEQEIKHAKFNVTDFFKGNNWKVHPDWVYCEYNSGSNKWFASPEDRVFHFLDRTRRPGWKWMSLRPRSPSSHHRQASKPDKDSHYCDKTLVQSLLLDALVTDEFDRKSTHSMRKDDKQSQGKGMFGVTRSFIATRSGLLRWHEHPSQEDVPAVEATNEPHFGDVHRRAMDSSWYKRAVDQHSVEPESFVFSVPFNAADSAKSLVTATHAVFVERKGHRAPAAVVGLQFLHSSLASHFINITSTCTAMTECKKTCASEELDCYILDNNGFIIISERHEHTGKFFGEIDGTIMDSLVQDRIYRNITVVDYQGACLPQRSHYSAAVRTISNSIVKTLASIGGLLWSFAIRVNLYGLWGSVQWTHAEETEPDDEPAYTDYDTNHVESYQPKYSQEAAPETEELPAPPAAGPAPAPAPAPAVPPATHATHASYYAGRRIRACEKKTELYILQPERLNTSGLSNPLKGKLTNCDESGCERPFSVQKIQHTNLILLVVDTTCPCGSKLLSIEPIEALTEPEACTARRERLYRHRPPKCINYHPEEMEIKQCGGSNRVEISVTTLAVVTIVIATVTSQLT, from the exons ATGGCTTTCGCTtgcgtaaaaattttgtgttttGGTGTAATTCTTCTCCTGAGGGCAGAAACTTCCCGCCAACAAGAAGAAGATATTCCTCACAACGA AGTCAAGAACTGGGCGCTAAAATTTGGCGTGGATCTTTGGGAATTTGGCCGGCAGGTGACAAAGATGAATGAAATACAACGG AAATACCACGAGGTAGAGGCTGACGTTGTACGAAAGGACGGGCTTCTCTTGATCCGAGAAATGGCAGCAGAAGTGAAAAACATGATGGATTTCAAGATGAATGCCGTCATG CGGATAATGGAGAGCGCGGAGCAGGCGGCCGTCTCGGCCCCGAGGGACGTTGAGTCACCCCCCAAGTATTACTCTTCCCACCGTCTGAATCTATttacaaaggataaaaaaattgctcccGGCGCGCAAGAAATGATCTTGACTCCCAGCCGTCACTTTGACCATTTGCCCGTAAACGTTAGCCTGTCCGCGGTGCTTTTACCATTTGGCGTCAAAGATACCG ACCCGGATGTTGCCGCTGGTATTCGATGGAGCGACTATCTGgatccactttttgccaataATTACGAGAGCGACCCGTCCCTTTCGTGGCAATATTTTGGAGCAACTTCCGGCTTCCTGCGTCGATTTCCTG CTACTTCGTGGCCAACTGTACCGACGTCGACGCCGTCTCGATCTTCGTCGGTGGTTCGTGACGTATACGACTTTCGCAACTCTGGATGGTTCGTCGGAGGAGCGACAAGTTCCAAGGACGTCGCAATCCTTATCGACAACGGAAGTTACATGTCCGGAAAGAGGCGCGACCTCGCCGTAGCCACAGCCAAGGCCATTCTGGGGACCCTTGGCCCTGACGACTACGTAAACGTGTACCGTTACGCCGAGGGCGTCGACGAGATAGTTCTCTGCTTCAAGGACAGTATGGTCCAGGCCACCCCTGAGAACGTCAGGGAGCTCAAGGTGGCCCTCGACGCTATGAAGCCGGAGGGAACAACCAACGCTTCCGCCGCCCTGAGCACAGCCTTTGAGATATTGCACAAGTACAACAGAACCGGCCAGGGTAGCCAGTGCAACCAGGCGATTATGATGATCACGTCCGACACGAACGACGTGCCGAAGGAGCTTATCAAACGATATAATTCACCGCACATGCCGGTAAGGATATTCGTGTACCTTGTCGGCGGAGAAAAGAGTcccggactacgcgcaatggCTTGCGCGAACAAAG gcTACTACGCCAGGGTCTCAAATATGGatgaaattgaggaaaaagttttcgagTATATCAAGGTCCTGGCGAGACCTATGGTGTTGTATCAACACGATCATCCGATACACTGGACATCTGTATACGTTGGAGGAAAG AGCAACAGGTACGGCGAGGAAGGTAACGGGCAGCTGATGACTTCTGTGACGGCACCCATATTGGACCGCCGAAACCATACG GTGAGGGTAGCCAATCTGTTGGGGATCGTAGGTACGGATGTTCCGGTTGAACAGATACAAAAGCTTGTGCCTCCGTATAAg CTCGGCGTCAATGGCTATTCGTTCATTGTTGACAACAATGGTCGGATTTTGTACCACCCGGATTTGCGCCCCCTG CCAGGAAATATTGAC TACGACGAGACACTGAGGCCAAAGTACGTGAGTGTTGATTTATCAGAAGTCGAACTGGCGGAACACGAGGCGTCCTCCCATCCGCTGAACAACTCTCTGCTCTTGGAC CTGAGACACGATATGATTGATCAGAAGGAGGGGGAGACCGAATTCGCCGTCAAAATTCACTATGACGATATG AAGAGGGTGACCTTGAGGAGGCACAAATATTTCTACATGCCGATCGAGGGTACACCATTTTCTCTGGGTCTCGCTTTGCCGGAGGGGTACGGGATGTACGAACTCCTCGCAGAGCAAGAAATCAAGCACGCTAAATTTAATG TTACCGACTTTTTCAAGGGGAATAACTGGAAGGTACACCCCGACTGGGTTTACTGCGAGTATAACTCAGGGTCGAACAAATGGTTCGCCAGCCCCGAGGATAgggtttttcatttcttagaCCGGACTCGCCGTCCTGGTTGGAAATGGATGTCGTTGAGACCCAGAAGCCCCAGCTCGCATCATAGACAAGCGAGTAAGCCGGACAAGGATTCGCACTATT GTGACAAGACTTTGGTGCAGTCGTTGCTGCTGGACGCTTTGGTAACCGATGAGTTTGATAGAAAAAGTACACATTCTATGCGTAAAGATGATAAGCAAAG CCAAGGAAAAGGTATGTTCGGAGTAACGCGCAGTTTTATTGCCACCCGCAGTGGACTGCTCCGATGGCACGAGCATCCATCACAGGAGGATGTTCCAGCAGTCGAAGCTACAAACGAACC ACACTTTGGTGACGTCCACAGGAGGGCCATGGATTCATCCTGGTACAAGCGGGCCGTCGACCAACATTCCGTCGAACCAGAAAGTTTTGTTTTCAGTGTGCCGTTCAACGCCG CCGACAGTGCAAAATCATTGGTAACCGCAACGCACGCTGTATTCGTTGAACGGAAGGGTCATAGAGCTCCTGCGGCAGTGGTCGGTCTCCAGTTCCTACATTCATCACTGGCATCTCACTTTATCAATATCACATCTACG TGTACAGCAATGACGGAGTGCAAAAAAACTTGTGCTTCTGAAGAACTGGACTGTTATATCCTGGACAACAatggttttattattataagcgAAAGGCACGAGCACACTGGGAAATTCTTCGGTGAAATTGACGGAACAATCATGGACTCTTTGGTTCAAGATAGAATTTACAG AAACATAACGGTCGTTGACTACCAGGGCGCTTGTCTCCCTCAACGGTCACATTATTCAGCTGCTGTGAGAACCATTTCGAACTCGATCGTCAAAACATTAGCATCGATTGGCGGTTTACTCTGGAGTTTCGCCATCCGGGTGAATCTGTACGGACTATGGGGATCCGTCCAGTGGACTCACGCCGAAGAAACAGAGCCGGATG ACGAACCTGCCTATACGGACTATGATACGAACCACGTTGAGTCGTACCAGCCTAAATACTCCCAAGAAGCCGCACCCGAGACGGAGGAGCTTCCGGCGCCCCCGGCTGCAGGACCCGCTCCAGCTCCAGCTCCGGCTCCAGCGGTTCCTCCGGCGACCCACGCGACTCACGCGAGTTATTACGCAGGGCGAAGGATTCGGGCTTGCGAGAAGAAGACCGAGCTGTACATACTACAACCGGAGCGATTGAATACCAGCGGGCTCAGTAACCCGCTCAAGGGGAAGTTGACCAATTGCGACGAGAGCGGCTGCGAAAG ACCGTTCAGTGTGCAGAAGATTCAACATACGAATTTGATCCTTCTGGTGGTCGACACAACGTGCCCCTGCGGAAGCAAACTGCTCAGTATAGAGCCAATAGAGGCACTGACTGAACCAGAAGCGTGTACCGCGAGGAGAGAACGCCTTTATCGACACAGACCACcgaaatgtataaattatcaCCCCGAAGAGATGGAAATTAAACAGTGTGGAGGATCAAACCGCGTCGAGATCAGTGTAACGACTCTGGCCGTCGTTACAATCGTCATCGCAACTGTAACGTCTCAATTGACGTGA
- the LOC124416389 gene encoding voltage-dependent calcium channel subunit alpha-2/delta-4 isoform X1, producing MAFACVKILCFGVILLLRAETSRQQEEDIPHNEVKNWALKFGVDLWEFGRQVTKMNEIQRKYHEVEADVVRKDGLLLIREMAAEVKNMMDFKMNAVMRIMESAEQAAVSAPRDVESPPKYYSSHRLNLFTKDKKIAPGAQEMILTPSRHFDHLPVNVSLSAVLLPFGVKDTDPDVAAGIRWSDYLDPLFANNYESDPSLSWQYFGATSGFLRRFPATSWPTVPTSTPSRSSSVVRDVYDFRNSGWFVGGATSSKDVAILIDNGSYMSGKRRDLAVATAKAILGTLGPDDYVNVYRYAEGVDEIVLCFKDSMVQATPENVRELKVALDAMKPEGTTNASAALSTAFEILHKYNRTGQGSQCNQAIMMITSDTNDVPKELIKRYNSPHMPVRIFVYLVGGEKSPGLRAMACANKGYYARVSNMDEIEEKVFEYIKVLARPMVLYQHDHPIHWTSVYVGGKSNRYGEEGNGQLMTSVTAPILDRRNHTVRVANLLGIVGTDVPVEQIQKLVPPYKLGVNGYSFIVDNNGRILYHPDLRPLPGNIDYDETLRPKYVSVDLSEVELAEHEASSHPLNNSLLLDLRHDMIDQKEGETEFAVKIHYDDMKRVTLRRHKYFYMPIEGTPFSLGLALPEGYGMYELLAEQEIKHAKFNVTDFFKGNNWKVHPDWVYCEYNSGSNKWFASPEDRVFHFLDRTRRPGWKWMSLRPRSPSSHHRQASKPDKDSHYCDKTLVQSLLLDALVTDEFDRKSTHSMRKDDKQSPIAILMALLHSQGKGMFGVTRSFIATRSGLLRWHEHPSQEDVPAVEATNEPHFGDVHRRAMDSSWYKRAVDQHSVEPESFVFSVPFNAADSAKSLVTATHAVFVERKGHRAPAAVVGLQFLHSSLASHFINITSTCTAMTECKKTCASEELDCYILDNNGFIIISERHEHTGKFFGEIDGTIMDSLVQDRIYRNITVVDYQGACLPQRSHYSAAVRTISNSIVKTLASIGGLLWSFAIRVNLYGLWGSVQWTHAEETEPDDEPAYTDYDTNHVESYQPKYSQEAAPETEELPAPPAAGPAPAPAPAPAVPPATHATHASYYAGRRIRACEKKTELYILQPERLNTSGLSNPLKGKLTNCDESGCERPFSVQKIQHTNLILLVVDTTCPCGSKLLSIEPIEALTEPEACTARRERLYRHRPPKCINYHPEEMEIKQCGGSNRVEISVTTLAVVTIVIATVTSQLT from the exons ATGGCTTTCGCTtgcgtaaaaattttgtgttttGGTGTAATTCTTCTCCTGAGGGCAGAAACTTCCCGCCAACAAGAAGAAGATATTCCTCACAACGA AGTCAAGAACTGGGCGCTAAAATTTGGCGTGGATCTTTGGGAATTTGGCCGGCAGGTGACAAAGATGAATGAAATACAACGG AAATACCACGAGGTAGAGGCTGACGTTGTACGAAAGGACGGGCTTCTCTTGATCCGAGAAATGGCAGCAGAAGTGAAAAACATGATGGATTTCAAGATGAATGCCGTCATG CGGATAATGGAGAGCGCGGAGCAGGCGGCCGTCTCGGCCCCGAGGGACGTTGAGTCACCCCCCAAGTATTACTCTTCCCACCGTCTGAATCTATttacaaaggataaaaaaattgctcccGGCGCGCAAGAAATGATCTTGACTCCCAGCCGTCACTTTGACCATTTGCCCGTAAACGTTAGCCTGTCCGCGGTGCTTTTACCATTTGGCGTCAAAGATACCG ACCCGGATGTTGCCGCTGGTATTCGATGGAGCGACTATCTGgatccactttttgccaataATTACGAGAGCGACCCGTCCCTTTCGTGGCAATATTTTGGAGCAACTTCCGGCTTCCTGCGTCGATTTCCTG CTACTTCGTGGCCAACTGTACCGACGTCGACGCCGTCTCGATCTTCGTCGGTGGTTCGTGACGTATACGACTTTCGCAACTCTGGATGGTTCGTCGGAGGAGCGACAAGTTCCAAGGACGTCGCAATCCTTATCGACAACGGAAGTTACATGTCCGGAAAGAGGCGCGACCTCGCCGTAGCCACAGCCAAGGCCATTCTGGGGACCCTTGGCCCTGACGACTACGTAAACGTGTACCGTTACGCCGAGGGCGTCGACGAGATAGTTCTCTGCTTCAAGGACAGTATGGTCCAGGCCACCCCTGAGAACGTCAGGGAGCTCAAGGTGGCCCTCGACGCTATGAAGCCGGAGGGAACAACCAACGCTTCCGCCGCCCTGAGCACAGCCTTTGAGATATTGCACAAGTACAACAGAACCGGCCAGGGTAGCCAGTGCAACCAGGCGATTATGATGATCACGTCCGACACGAACGACGTGCCGAAGGAGCTTATCAAACGATATAATTCACCGCACATGCCGGTAAGGATATTCGTGTACCTTGTCGGCGGAGAAAAGAGTcccggactacgcgcaatggCTTGCGCGAACAAAG gcTACTACGCCAGGGTCTCAAATATGGatgaaattgaggaaaaagttttcgagTATATCAAGGTCCTGGCGAGACCTATGGTGTTGTATCAACACGATCATCCGATACACTGGACATCTGTATACGTTGGAGGAAAG AGCAACAGGTACGGCGAGGAAGGTAACGGGCAGCTGATGACTTCTGTGACGGCACCCATATTGGACCGCCGAAACCATACG GTGAGGGTAGCCAATCTGTTGGGGATCGTAGGTACGGATGTTCCGGTTGAACAGATACAAAAGCTTGTGCCTCCGTATAAg CTCGGCGTCAATGGCTATTCGTTCATTGTTGACAACAATGGTCGGATTTTGTACCACCCGGATTTGCGCCCCCTG CCAGGAAATATTGAC TACGACGAGACACTGAGGCCAAAGTACGTGAGTGTTGATTTATCAGAAGTCGAACTGGCGGAACACGAGGCGTCCTCCCATCCGCTGAACAACTCTCTGCTCTTGGAC CTGAGACACGATATGATTGATCAGAAGGAGGGGGAGACCGAATTCGCCGTCAAAATTCACTATGACGATATG AAGAGGGTGACCTTGAGGAGGCACAAATATTTCTACATGCCGATCGAGGGTACACCATTTTCTCTGGGTCTCGCTTTGCCGGAGGGGTACGGGATGTACGAACTCCTCGCAGAGCAAGAAATCAAGCACGCTAAATTTAATG TTACCGACTTTTTCAAGGGGAATAACTGGAAGGTACACCCCGACTGGGTTTACTGCGAGTATAACTCAGGGTCGAACAAATGGTTCGCCAGCCCCGAGGATAgggtttttcatttcttagaCCGGACTCGCCGTCCTGGTTGGAAATGGATGTCGTTGAGACCCAGAAGCCCCAGCTCGCATCATAGACAAGCGAGTAAGCCGGACAAGGATTCGCACTATT GTGACAAGACTTTGGTGCAGTCGTTGCTGCTGGACGCTTTGGTAACCGATGAGTTTGATAGAAAAAGTACACATTCTATGCGTAAAGATGATAAGCAAAG CCCAATTGCCATACTGATGGCTCTACTGCACAG CCAAGGAAAAGGTATGTTCGGAGTAACGCGCAGTTTTATTGCCACCCGCAGTGGACTGCTCCGATGGCACGAGCATCCATCACAGGAGGATGTTCCAGCAGTCGAAGCTACAAACGAACC ACACTTTGGTGACGTCCACAGGAGGGCCATGGATTCATCCTGGTACAAGCGGGCCGTCGACCAACATTCCGTCGAACCAGAAAGTTTTGTTTTCAGTGTGCCGTTCAACGCCG CCGACAGTGCAAAATCATTGGTAACCGCAACGCACGCTGTATTCGTTGAACGGAAGGGTCATAGAGCTCCTGCGGCAGTGGTCGGTCTCCAGTTCCTACATTCATCACTGGCATCTCACTTTATCAATATCACATCTACG TGTACAGCAATGACGGAGTGCAAAAAAACTTGTGCTTCTGAAGAACTGGACTGTTATATCCTGGACAACAatggttttattattataagcgAAAGGCACGAGCACACTGGGAAATTCTTCGGTGAAATTGACGGAACAATCATGGACTCTTTGGTTCAAGATAGAATTTACAG AAACATAACGGTCGTTGACTACCAGGGCGCTTGTCTCCCTCAACGGTCACATTATTCAGCTGCTGTGAGAACCATTTCGAACTCGATCGTCAAAACATTAGCATCGATTGGCGGTTTACTCTGGAGTTTCGCCATCCGGGTGAATCTGTACGGACTATGGGGATCCGTCCAGTGGACTCACGCCGAAGAAACAGAGCCGGATG ACGAACCTGCCTATACGGACTATGATACGAACCACGTTGAGTCGTACCAGCCTAAATACTCCCAAGAAGCCGCACCCGAGACGGAGGAGCTTCCGGCGCCCCCGGCTGCAGGACCCGCTCCAGCTCCAGCTCCGGCTCCAGCGGTTCCTCCGGCGACCCACGCGACTCACGCGAGTTATTACGCAGGGCGAAGGATTCGGGCTTGCGAGAAGAAGACCGAGCTGTACATACTACAACCGGAGCGATTGAATACCAGCGGGCTCAGTAACCCGCTCAAGGGGAAGTTGACCAATTGCGACGAGAGCGGCTGCGAAAG ACCGTTCAGTGTGCAGAAGATTCAACATACGAATTTGATCCTTCTGGTGGTCGACACAACGTGCCCCTGCGGAAGCAAACTGCTCAGTATAGAGCCAATAGAGGCACTGACTGAACCAGAAGCGTGTACCGCGAGGAGAGAACGCCTTTATCGACACAGACCACcgaaatgtataaattatcaCCCCGAAGAGATGGAAATTAAACAGTGTGGAGGATCAAACCGCGTCGAGATCAGTGTAACGACTCTGGCCGTCGTTACAATCGTCATCGCAACTGTAACGTCTCAATTGACGTGA